A region from the Alnus glutinosa chromosome 5, dhAlnGlut1.1, whole genome shotgun sequence genome encodes:
- the LOC133869166 gene encoding CASP-like protein 5B3 gives MQQNFPGTPGTFTGLFLRILQCIFAVGSIAFMLSTKTDKKWATFRHLIIAMVSQVTWSSMLAGFDAYALVRKKVLCSHDFVIVFVAGDWAMAGMSLAAASSSAGIAVLFYGDFGSCKFGEECHKFQMSIALAYMSWVTSGISSLIMLWLLAAG, from the exons ATGCAGCAGAATTTTCCTGGGACGCCTGGGACTTTCACCGGCCTTTTTCTGAGGATTTTACAGTGCATTTTCGCTGTTGGGTCGATTGCTTTTATGCTCTCAACCAAGACAGACAAAAAATGGGCAACTTTCCG CCACCTGATTATTGCAATGGTTTCACAAGTCACCTGGAGCTCTATGCTTGCTGGGTTTGATGCATATGCCTTGGTGAGAAAGAAGGTCCTGTGCAGTCATGATTTCGTTATCGTCTTTGTGGCCGGAGACTGG GCGATGGCGGGAATGTCTCTTGCAGCAGCTTCTTCCTCAGCTGGCATTGCGGTGTTGTTCTACGGCGACTTTGGAAGCTGCAAGTTTGGAGAAGAATGCCACAAGTTCCAGATGTCAATTGCCTTGGCCTACATGAGCTGGGTAACAAGTGGAATTTCATCTCTTATTATGCTTTGGCTTTTGGCTGCGGGTTAG